A window of Desulfuromonas soudanensis genomic DNA:
CTCCACGTCGCCCACGAACCCGGCCGAAGCGTTGGATATGACGCCGGTGGAGCCAAGCCTTGAGGCATTGCAGGAACTCTCCCAGCAGAAGCGGCCCCTCTACGTCTCCTACCAGTCTCTGATCGACCGCTTCGAGAGCCAGCGCAAGTTGGCTCGACTCGACTACTACCCCGATTTCAACGTCTGGGCCGGTTATCGCCTCCGCGAGGAGGTCGATGGCGACCCGGCCAAGGGGACCGACTTCGTCAGTGCCGGGGTGAGTATCAACCTGCCGATCTGGCGGCAGAAGCGCTCCGAGACGGTCGCCGAGGCCGAATTGGGCATCCGCATGGCCCGGCGGCAGTACGACGATTTCCGCAACCGGGTCCATTTCACCCTCAGCGACGCCTACGCCCAGATGGAAAAGAACCGGGATCTGGTCGCCCTCTTCAAGACCGGCATCATCCCACAGGCGCGGCAGACCTTCGAGGCGAGCCTGGCCGCCTACCAGGTCGGCGACGTCGATTTTCTGAACCTGCTCGACAGCCTGCTGACCCTCTATCGCTACGAAATCGACTACCACCGGGTGCTGGCCGACTACCAGCGCAACGTGGCCCAACTCGAAGCGGCGGCAGGCGTCTCCTTCGCAAGCCGCCCCGAAACCCCTTCCCGATAACCTCGATCCAGGAATAAATTCATGATGCGACCCAGAAGGCTTTTTCTGATTGTTACCTTGAGTGTATTATTGACCCTCTCCGGCGTGGGCTGGTATGCCGTGCAGTGCGCGGGGCAGATGGGATGGCTCCCCTTCAGCGGACCGTCCCCCGCCCACGCCGAAAAGCAGAAATACACCTGCGGCATGCACCCCTTCATCATCCAGGACGAACCCGGCACCTGTCCCATCTGCGGCATGACCCTGACGCCGCTCAAGGCCGGAACGGGAGACGCCGGGCCGGCGGAAAAGCCGAAGGGTGAGCGGAAGATCAAGTACTGGCAGGCGCCGATGGACCCGACCTACATCCGCGACGAGCCGGGCAAATCTCCCATGGGGATGGACCTGGTGCCGGTCTACGAGGACGAGGCTCCGGCTGGAGCGGTGATCTCCATCGATCCGGTCACCTCCCAGAACATGGGGGTGCGCACCGCCCTCGTGGAGCGGCGCACCCTGCATAGGACCATTCGCACCGTCGGTCTGGTCGGCTATGACGAACCGCGGGTCTATTCGGTCAACGCCAAGGTTGAAGGCTGGATCGAGCGCCTCCATGTCGACGAGACCGGGCAGGTGGTGAAGAAGGGGCAGCCGCTGCTGGAGATCTACA
This region includes:
- a CDS encoding TolC family protein, which gives rise to MKRAAKTALLCIALSLVLLGPATKGAAEATVGMTLDALVEAAIEKNPELQAAEMRWQMFERKVTPAQTLDDPRLGFSFSNYPIDSLQADETPMTGKEIQLSQMFPFPGKLGAKGEMAEQQALWYKGAWEDGKLQLAQKVKDAWYRLYYQDKAIAITQQNIDILDDFIRLTETKYEVGTGLQQDVLKAQVERSKLMDRLFTLRQQRFTVLADINTLLSRPSTSPTNPAEALDMTPVEPSLEALQELSQQKRPLYVSYQSLIDRFESQRKLARLDYYPDFNVWAGYRLREEVDGDPAKGTDFVSAGVSINLPIWRQKRSETVAEAELGIRMARRQYDDFRNRVHFTLSDAYAQMEKNRDLVALFKTGIIPQARQTFEASLAAYQVGDVDFLNLLDSLLTLYRYEIDYHRVLADYQRNVAQLEAAAGVSFASRPETPSR